In one window of Cryptococcus depauperatus CBS 7841 chromosome 3, complete sequence DNA:
- a CDS encoding mitochondrial import inner membrane translocase subunit TIM8 produces the protein MSTSAPIPALDEASKKELETFLEQEQSKAKLQASIHELTNTCWNTCVTGGISSKFSKSEAACLENCVDRFLDSSLYIVKQIEAQKQQI, from the exons ATGTCTACATCAGCTCCTATCCCGGCTCTCGACGAAGCTTCCAAG AAGGAGCTGGAGACTTTCCTTGAGCAAGA ACAATCAAAGGCTAAGCTTCAGGCCAGTATTCATGAGCTGACAAACACAT GTTGGAACAC ATGTGTTACCGGTGGTATCTCGTCTAAATTTTCAAA ATCTGAAGCTGCTTGTCTCGAAAACTGTGTTGATAGGTTCCTTGACtcttctttatatatcGTCAAGCAGATCGAAGCTCAAAAGCAACAAATCTAA